One Rubripirellula amarantea DNA segment encodes these proteins:
- a CDS encoding flagellar export chaperone FliS — protein sequence MNSSPEGNFRPQASLSSGDQYLDAAIRMASPAKLRLMLLERSVEVARMLAAKWRAGETMGSNEYSIQLLDMINELLGGISGGKSESEKKLCLQVADLYVFLAKHLVIAEQHSDAGAIDEIRLVLETETETWRAVVAQEVSKLPAQSAASPVVSTSGGLNFSA from the coding sequence ATGAACTCGTCTCCCGAAGGTAATTTTCGCCCTCAAGCTTCACTAAGCTCCGGTGATCAGTACTTGGATGCCGCGATCCGGATGGCATCTCCAGCGAAGCTTCGGCTGATGCTGCTCGAGCGGTCGGTTGAAGTTGCTCGAATGCTTGCTGCCAAATGGCGTGCGGGCGAGACGATGGGCAGCAACGAGTATTCGATTCAACTGCTTGACATGATTAATGAGCTGCTCGGCGGAATTTCGGGCGGCAAGAGTGAATCAGAGAAGAAATTGTGCCTTCAAGTGGCTGACTTGTACGTCTTTCTAGCCAAGCACCTTGTGATCGCAGAACAGCATTCTGACGCTGGTGCGATTGACGAAATTCGATTGGTGCTTGAAACCGAAACTGAAACTTGGCGCGCCGTTGTGGCCCAGGAAGTTTCGAAGCTTCCCGCTCAGTCCGCTGCTTCGCCTGTGGTGAGCACCTCGGGCGGTCTCAACTTCAGCGCCTAG